The nucleotide sequence GTGTGTCGGGCGACGATGACTGATCGATGCCTGTGTCTTCCATTGGTGCAGCGGATagatatttatgaaattataGCCGCGCTGCTCTCGAGCAATTTGCATTCGTTCGTCGTAAGTTATACATAATATGTAGAGGCGTCGACTAATTGGAGTTCAATGCGACGAAGAGAATAACCGATCTACTTAGGTCATCGAGTCAGATGCGTCCTTTCTTTTCGTTTCTGACGACGAATCATTTAACTTTCAATGTATGAGGAAACTTTCACTATTCAATACttcatttgaatttcgcgcgcaaaCCCGTGCGCTCCGAAAACGCGCATCGCCCGCGCGTATACGTTAACGCGAAAAACGCGGGATAACGGCCGCACATGCAGCGCAATTATAACGTGAAGATGAAGTCGGCCAAAATGCAGTGAAGACAAAGACGTATGGGAGACGTGACGTgcagtgtgcgtgtgtgtgtgtgcgcgcgcgcgcgtgtgtgtgtctctttctcgagaATAAACGAAAGAACCAAGTGCTATATTAGCGTGGAAAAACAGTGAAAGTGATACTTATACAGTTCATTCATCGAGTTCGACGACACACAACCAATGCGGTACGATGGAAAGACAGACGATCAAAACATACAGCCGGAAAGCGCCGATCACCGAGTACAAACCGTCCTCGGCTCTGGTGCCCAGCTTCCCCAACCCCGTGGAACACCCCCACGTCAGGGAGTCGAGGCTGAACGATAAGACTCTGGTGGTGGACGTCTTCGAGGACACCTTTGACCGGATTGCCACGGGAGTCGTGTGAGTTCAACTCTTTGATAATAATGTCTTAGTTTTCAGCTCTGTTACTTTCTATGGTTTTCTTTCTTTGGCATCAGTGTAAAGTCTCCGAAAAAGTATGCCAGTCCACACAGCAGTGACACCAATGACAGCGACAACAGCAGCGATGACTATTTCAAAAGACCAACTAGAGCTGAAgaggagacagagagaaaacgGGTGAGCGATGAGTTTTGGGAGCAGGAAAATCAGCAATTCGAGAAAGACTCTGCAAAAACCAGGCAACGGAACAAGAAGGGTGCTACGAGCAAAAAAGCCGGAGTTAAGAGGAAGAAATTCATAAGCAAGAGTAGTGACGAGGAAGATGATTCCACAGCGAATAAACAGTATGCCAAGGTTACTAAATTTAAGGAGCCCAAGCAGCAGATTAGAAAGGTCGTTAAAAGAAATAAGAAAGGTTCTCCTGCTAAGGGAAAAGTACCAGAAATACATTTTCCTGGTGAAGATAAAAATCTAGCCAATGCTGAAGATGGCCAGTTAAATTCTTCAGTCATGGTGAATGACTGCTCCTTAGGTTTCATCGATGAGAACGTCCAAATGTCCAAAGATATTTGCAATGTTAATCAAAAGAAATTCCTACATGATTTTCCTACGAGTACTCCTAGAGATCACAAACAGAAATTGATTGTGAATGTACAGAATTTGTCACCGATAACGCTAAACAAAGAGCACCTATCAGTGGCAGATACTGAATCAATATCAAAAGAAAAGCATGTTTTAAGAGAGTCTAATTTGAATGACATTTCATCTCAGATGACATCGCTGTCCAAAGAATCCAATAAAGTTGTAGAATCTAAATCAatgcaaattgaaaaaaattctcagAGTAACAGTTATATACATACTCCTTCTAAATTCATTtcagatagaaaagaaagaTCTGAAACAGAAGATGAAGACCATGTAGTAGAGGAAAATAATGATGAAAATAATTCTAGCATGTGTGCCTTATTGCCCGCTAATGCTAATGTAGACAGTGATAGAAATCTAAAGGAAAATGATAAGTTACAAGTAACTAATGGTAAAACTCAGTTTTTTAATAGAACACCGACAAGAAGAAACCAAAGAAATGATATTCCAAGTTTTGTTGAATCCCCTCTACTATTTGATGACACAGAACAAAGTCAACATATTAAAGGTCGTTCAGTTGCATCAAGTAATATTAGTAATATTACAGGAGAGTCAAATGAcgaatctttgaaaaacaccCATACAAGCAAAAAAAATTCTTCTGCCTTTAAAAATCTTTATGGAGAATTAGAAAATACCCAACGTGAACATTTTAATGAATCTTCTTATTCACCACATGAGTGGAGTAATGATTATGACTCTTCATATGGGGATTTTACAAATAAGAACAAAACTATGGTAAATAGAACAGAGGATCCTGAAAGAAGAAACTTAGAAAACAGCCATAAAGACAAACAGATTGACACAAATAATACATCTATGGATAAGGAATTAtcgaaagaatccatacttaATGCAAGTGAAAGCTCTCAACGACAAAGCAGTGGTAACAGTGAATTACAGGAAATAGAAGATGTAGCATCACTAGTTAACACTCTTGATCCTAAAAATGAGTCTATTAATTCTATCATTACCAATAAATCAAGCGATGATCAAAGAAAGATTTCAGAAACAGATAACGTAATTAGTCAAGatattgaaaattctgttGAGACAATTCATGAAATTGATAATAACTCAAATAGCTTTGAACTTCACATAGAATCTAACACTTCCAGTACAAAAAGTGACTCTCTTATTTCTGAAAATCAAGTATCTTCAAAAATTCCAAAAGCTACAGAATCTATAGAAATTCAACCAGAAGAACAAATCACTGATCAGTGCAGTAAGATAGATAACGCAGATGAACATGTTGGACAAAATTCAATGAACCATGAAAATCAAATCAATGAATGTAGCAGACCTACTATATCAAGTAGTACAAATGAAAGGTCTATTCAAAATAACGAAGATGATGAAAGGCTTAATGGACAAAAACTTATAATACGTCTCACAAAATTATCACCTGATTTTTATAAGTCATCACCTGTTTTTCTAACAAAGACTTCAAGAAGAAAACAGCTACAAATGCAAACTAAAAATGTGAAGAAAAGCAGAGTTTCCAGAAAAGGAACTAAAAAAACAGTATCTGATAATGAAAACAGTGATGTCGAAAAGTTAGATGAAAACCGTGAAAGTAGATCATTTGTTTTGTCTGGAAGAGTaacaaaatcaaaaactaatAAGAAAGcgttaaaaaaatcaacaagaacttctagaaaaaagaaagaaagttATAAGAGTTATGCCATGGATATTGTTGAAAATGGGATTCTTCAGCACAATAAAACTGGATCAGAAGAAAGTGAAGATAAATACAAGAAACTTTGTCAACTATTcaatattaaagaattatgCGTGCTTTTATCTAAATTGCCAGATTTGGAtatggaaaataaattatctgtTTCCAGGAGAAAGAGTACTAATCCAATTATTAAAAGGAAATCATCAAGAAAGTCAAAAAGTGTCTACAAACTTGGAGATGAAGATAAAAGCGGAAATGAAAGCATTAATAAAACTGTTGAAGATAGTACTATTAATGTAGATGCTGAGAGGAATAATTCAATCAAGATCAATAAATATATTGATGGTATTGATCAAGAGACATTAACATTAAATGAGCAAAGAAATCCTGAAAATAGAAATGAAATTAATGCAAGTTTCAATGGTGAGGAACTGTGTGATattctttcaaaattaaatgatccagtaaaaataacaatcaGGAGAAACCCATACAAGAGGTTGGATAGACCTTTAGCAGCTATAACGGAGCATCTTGTAGAGCAGCCTTCTCGTAttgacgaagaagaagaagaagaagaagaagaagaaaatggaaacaaagaagaaaataatattgaaacAAGAAAAACTGATAAAAATCTGGTTACTAATTCTTCTATAGAAGAGTCTGATACCAACAAATTAGCAGATGATCAAACGCACCCTATTTTCTTAAAACCTGGGAAATCTTGGGCAAGAtctttatcaataataaatcACTTCCATACTGGGCAAAATTTGGATCAGTTAGCAGTTGGTCGAGGAAAAAGCTGGAGGCACAGTGTTCAGACTATTCTCAATATGCAATCGGAAGGTAttcttaaacatttttttttattcaatgaTTCATACTCTCGATTCTgtgtaaaatgcaaataaaataaatttttaattgtccTTCCAAATATAGCAAATGCTCAAGCTGTTGCAAGAAACAACTCTGAAGATAAAGATGAGCATTCACAGTCCTTCAACATGCCAGTTGTTCCACCACGGGTATCGAATAGAGTTTCTACAATTGTCACTAGTCCGTCTCGATTCTCACGTTTTTCGATACGTATTATACCAGACGGAAAAAGATCTACTCTCACTGATGATTTTACCCATTCACGGGGAAGTAGTAATATATCCGACAGGACACGGAAAACTTCGTTGGCAAGAAAGACTTCACTAagtaagtattttttattctattaGCATTGTGAAACTTAGTAATGAAATCTAAAATACATGTGAACGTTTATTAGAAATTCGAAGAGAAACCTTGATCGAAACTGAAGAGGATCTGATTAGGTCTGCAAAAGATATTATATTGAAACGTTGTAAACAAACATCTTACTTGCAGTTCAGCGATTGCTTTCCAGACTCGTAAATATCCACCTTTTGAATTTACTAAATTTCacgcaattattttttaacacttgtTATTGTTTTGAATTTAGTTACATTGAAAATTGCCGAAAAATTGGGGAAGGAGTATATGGTGAAGTTTTtctttatcaaaataaaaccGAGAAGTCTGTTATTAAAATCATACCAATCGAAGGTGACGAATTAGTAAATTGTGAACGGCAGAAAAAGTTTCACGAAATTCTCtccgaaattattatttctgaGTACGTATAAAAAACAATTCTTTCAATTcaatgaataattaattatttcctTTCAGAGAATTGCATAAACTTCGATTTGGAAGTGACTTTAACACAAATGGTTTTGTCGGCGTAAACAGAATTATGTGCGTTATTGGAAAATATCCGGAAAAATTAATCGACCTCTGGAATGCATATgatcaagaaaaaaattccgAAAATGACTGCCCAACCATGTTTTATGACGATCAGTTATACATAATACTTGAACTTGCTCACGGAGGGCAAGATCTAGAAGCTTATGTATTtcaaaatgcctcagaatcttattctatatttttgcaggtattcaaattttatctgattttttttaaatcgatgCTAAAGCATAAGTCCAttactattaatttatttttattattaattatacagaCTGCTTTTACTTTGGCTGTGGCTGAACAAGCCCTGGAATTCGAACATCGTGATTTACACTGGggaaatatattaatttcaaaaagtGACGACAACGAATCGACTTACAAACTCGGATCTGAAGAAATATCACTTCCTACAAAGGGGGTCAAAGTAAGCGTAAATAAATATGGATAGTAATATATAAGTGTGCTTAAACAGCTatagttaaaatattttttataggtTTCTGTCATCGATTTCACGTTATCTAGAATGTCGTACCAaagttgtaaaatttttaacgatcTAGCAGCCGATCCTACGCTATTCACTGCGCAAGGAGAATATCAATTCGATATTTATAGGATGATGAGGGACAATGTCAAGTAAGTTTTGATATAGCCAAATTCTCTGTTAAATGAAAAACACGTTTTTGACATTTTGCATTGAATTGTAGTAATGACTGGCAACAATTCAATCCTTACACCAATGTTTTGTGGCTGGACTATACACTTGACAAAATGATAACTGCGGCGagatataaaagaaaaacttctAAAATTCATAAGAGTGCCATTGAAGGGATGAAAATGTTGAGAAAAGAGGTTTTGAATTACAAAAGTGCCTTTGAGTTTGTAAGTAAATGCGAAATAATCACTAACGCAGCAAAAACGTGAACAGCAACTGTTAAGTGCAATTGTGCGCCTATTACACAGTTTAGTGATAATAGTAAAAGTAGTTGACTttacaaaattctaaaaattgttgacttacaaaaattttaaattagatTTTTCTATTAGCTGTATCTGTAAGTCTAATTTTCTTTGTATGAAATACTTTAAGGATATTTATCAGTATTGTATACGTTTaggtaaaatatatattataaatataatgtataattaagtttgtatgtatgtacatactgaacgtattttttactatatattttatacaattttattataagttttaaacggattgatatttttaaattacaattgTGAAAGCAGTGAGATTAAAcgttgaataaaaattttaatttaaaaaatgtcattgCTTGTTGATTTTTCTGTTAGATAATATGCGAGATGTAAATTATCACTTAATTGGTAAGGTCTTATATCGATATTCTCTTGATTGATGATATTCGCTTGAAGCCATTTTTCAATTATCTAAAATACAGTATCGCATATTCattagtaaataataaaagtgacTTGTCATGATTTCAATCTCATACTTTTGCTGTGTTGTGAGCGACGTCGTtaccaaaaattttaaaactttccACCATCGGTGACTTTTTGAACGAACGTAGAAGCTCAACTCCTCCTACGTCGTCGAAATGATTGTAGGACACATCAATCATCATCAGCTTTGAAAGTTCGATACCCTTGGACAATTCGCTGAAAACATTCTACTGTTACGAATCGGTTTCAAGCACATTCAATCGAATTACCTTATTCCATGATTAGAAATCATGTTGCGACTTAGTAAAAGTGCTCTAAGCGATGGTCGTTTTTCAAGCCAAGTGGAAATCGATTTCGCTCCGAAATCACCTATATTATTGCACGACAAATCTAACAGCTTCAATGTTTTATTATGTTCCGCATTTGTAATCAGCTCTTCAATCTCGTGACAAGAGAAGTCaaacttttgtaaataaagCTCTTCTAAACTTACGTTGTActacttaaaaataaaaagtacagTCAAAGAAGGCCaaccaaagtaaaaaggtttGAACTGCTTCAAAAAAACATTACACGCAACATCAATCCAATAGCATTAGCAATATGCGAGCTATCAAATTTGGAATATCTACACTGCGGAATAGGACAGCTAAGATCCAAAATTTTGAGTGTTTCATTAAATATATGCTGATCTGACCTCAACACTGTcgtaaaatatatcaaactcgatTCAGTTTGATCAATTTCAGCGACATCGAGGCGCTTGATTGCAATATTGTTCGCGATCGTCAAGGCTATTATTTTTGAACACTAAATAAAAGACTTAAGTTATTCGATAAATCAAATTATAAATTGgttaaaatttactttgacGCCAATTTTGTTTCCGCTCAATCGGAGAACGCGAAGTTTTAATTTGTCTTGCTGGCGATACATATAGTTGATTCCTGGTTCTCCCACTTTATTGTTTCGTAGATCAAGCTCGTCAATGTATTCGTGAGACTGgaaaacgtaattttattttaaatttgtatctaattaaaaaaattgataaaataatactCACAATAACGTAATCTATTAAGCTCATAAATCCAGCGGAATCGATGTGATTAGATACTAAATGCAGTTTTgttatgttataatttttcgataaaaaaatagttagatAAGGAACATCCCAATTTTTAAATCTTCGCCTGAAAATAACCAAcaataacttttttctctattgtaaaagattaaattattaatcaaaACTCGTTAAcaatcattttatttatttcaccCGATTTTCGCCTCTAAATCTCTGCcattcaaaatcaaatttcgaGTTCCATTCGCGTTTTTCTTGCAGTTGCAAGCCAAAAATATGTCTCTAATTATAAATGTGCATTTTGCGTTCTCTCGTTTTTTTCCACACACAGGAATGCTGTCAGATGGATATGACATAGAAAAAGAAGTTCTCTCTTCCATCTCTTCGTCGCTCGAGTCAACGTTGCTTAATTTTGGCGTTGTAAACGTTAAATATCCATATTTATCGACGTGTCTACGGACGTTATCCATTTTCAGAAATTTAGACCGTATTATGACCCAGTGATACAAATTGTACTACCTTCGTCAAATAAACAACAACCTAGCAACTGAGTAAAGACACGATTTATACCTCGAAAAGATAATAAAGAATGACTGACACTGCCAATGTTGgtaaacaagaaaaagagACAGAAGTTTCTTTAAACGAGATgttcaaaggtattattttaatatcaatCGGATGATTATAAGTACTAATGTAGGTATAAATActgacattttttataaattttagtcTACTGTAGTTTCGATGCAATTTCAAGAGAAATGAACGTCGAATTGCTGCCGTTGTCTCAGATCGATAAGTGGTTATACATAGCTCAAATATTAGATTTGCATAACGTAACGACTACGGACACTGGACtttgttttttcaaattccGTAAGAGAGCAATTAACTACGAGGAATTTCTGGAATATATTCGAGATCTTGCCAATATTAAGAAGCTTAAGCTCGACGATATAGAACATAAACTGCGAACTTGTGCTTTACCagcagaaaaacaaaaataaaaaatagatgaAGTTGAAAA is from Nasonia vitripennis strain AsymCx chromosome 1, Nvit_psr_1.1, whole genome shotgun sequence and encodes:
- the LOC100122327 gene encoding calponin homology domain-containing protein DDB_G0272472, whose translation is MERQTIKTYSRKAPITEYKPSSALVPSFPNPVEHPHVRESRLNDKTLVVDVFEDTFDRIATGVVVKSPKKYASPHSSDTNDSDNSSDDYFKRPTRAEEETERKRVSDEFWEQENQQFEKDSAKTRQRNKKGATSKKAGVKRKKFISKSSDEEDDSTANKQYAKVTKFKEPKQQIRKVVKRNKKGSPAKGKVPEIHFPGEDKNLANAEDGQLNSSVMVNDCSLGFIDENVQMSKDICNVNQKKFLHDFPTSTPRDHKQKLIVNVQNLSPITLNKEHLSVADTESISKEKHVLRESNLNDISSQMTSLSKESNKVVESKSMQIEKNSQSNSYIHTPSKFISDRKERSETEDEDHVVEENNDENNSSMCALLPANANVDSDRNLKENDKLQVTNGKTQFFNRTPTRRNQRNDIPSFVESPLLFDDTEQSQHIKGRSVASSNISNITGESNDESLKNTHTSKKNSSAFKNLYGELENTQREHFNESSYSPHEWSNDYDSSYGDFTNKNKTMVNRTEDPERRNLENSHKDKQIDTNNTSMDKELSKESILNASESSQRQSSGNSELQEIEDVASLVNTLDPKNESINSIITNKSSDDQRKISETDNVISQDIENSVETIHEIDNNSNSFELHIESNTSSTKSDSLISENQVSSKIPKATESIEIQPEEQITDQCSKIDNADEHVGQNSMNHENQINECSRPTISSSTNERSIQNNEDDERLNGQKLIIRLTKLSPDFYKSSPVFLTKTSRRKQLQMQTKNVKKSRVSRKGTKKTVSDNENSDVEKLDENRESRSFVLSGRVTKSKTNKKALKKSTRTSRKKKESYKSYAMDIVENGILQHNKTGSEESEDKYKKLCQLFNIKELCVLLSKLPDLDMENKLSVSRRKSTNPIIKRKSSRKSKSVYKLGDEDKSGNESINKTVEDSTINVDAERNNSIKINKYIDGIDQETLTLNEQRNPENRNEINASFNGEELCDILSKLNDPVKITIRRNPYKRLDRPLAAITEHLVEQPSRIDEEEEEEEEEENGNKEENNIETRKTDKNLVTNSSIEESDTNKLADDQTHPIFLKPGKSWARSLSIINHFHTGQNLDQLAVGRGKSWRHSVQTILNMQSEANAQAVARNNSEDKDEHSQSFNMPVVPPRVSNRVSTIVTSPSRFSRFSIRIIPDGKRSTLTDDFTHSRGSSNISDRTRKTSLARKTSLKIRRETLIETEEDLIRSAKDIILKRCKQTSYLQFSDCFPDSYIENCRKIGEGVYGEVFLYQNKTEKSVIKIIPIEGDELVNCERQKKFHEILSEIIISEELHKLRFGSDFNTNGFVGVNRIMCVIGKYPEKLIDLWNAYDQEKNSENDCPTMFYDDQLYIILELAHGGQDLEAYVFQNASESYSIFLQTAFTLAVAEQALEFEHRDLHWGNILISKSDDNESTYKLGSEEISLPTKGVKVSVIDFTLSRMSYQSCKIFNDLAADPTLFTAQGEYQFDIYRMMRDNVNNDWQQFNPYTNVLWLDYTLDKMITAARYKRKTSKIHKSAIEGMKMLRKEVLNYKSAFEFVSKCEIITNAAKT
- the LOC100679036 gene encoding leucine-rich repeat-containing protein 74A-like isoform X2; amino-acid sequence: MEERTSFSMSYPSDSIPVCGKKRENAKCTFIIRDIFLACNCKKNANGTRNLILNGRDLEAKIGRRFKNWDVPYLTIFLSKNYNITKLHLVSNHIDSAGFMSLIDYVISHEYIDELDLRNNKVGEPGINYMYRQQDKLKLRVLRLSGNKIGVKCSKIIALTIANNIAIKRLDVAEIDQTESSLIYFTTVLRSDQHIFNETLKILDLSCPIPQCRYSKFDSSHIANAIGLMLRYNVSLEELYLQKFDFSCHEIEELITNAEHNKTLKLLDLSCNNIGDFGAKSISTWLEKRPSLRALLLSRNMISNHGISELSKGIELSKLMMIDVSYNHFDDVGGVELLRSFKKSPMVESFKIFGNDVAHNTAKIIEKWLQANIINQENIDIRPYQLSDNLHLAYYLTEKSTSNDIF
- the LOC100679036 gene encoding leucine-rich repeat-containing protein 74A-like isoform X1, with product MDNVRRHVDKYGYLTFTTPKLSNVDSSDEEMEERTSFSMSYPSDSIPVCGKKRENAKCTFIIRDIFLACNCKKNANGTRNLILNGRDLEAKIGRRFKNWDVPYLTIFLSKNYNITKLHLVSNHIDSAGFMSLIDYVISHEYIDELDLRNNKVGEPGINYMYRQQDKLKLRVLRLSGNKIGVKCSKIIALTIANNIAIKRLDVAEIDQTESSLIYFTTVLRSDQHIFNETLKILDLSCPIPQCRYSKFDSSHIANAIGLMLRYNVSLEELYLQKFDFSCHEIEELITNAEHNKTLKLLDLSCNNIGDFGAKSISTWLEKRPSLRALLLSRNMISNHGISELSKGIELSKLMMIDVSYNHFDDVGGVELLRSFKKSPMVESFKIFGNDVAHNTAKIIEKWLQANIINQENIDIRPYQLSDNLHLAYYLTEKSTSNDIF
- the LOC103316886 gene encoding uncharacterized protein LOC103316886, which produces MTDTANVGKQEKETEVSLNEMFKVYCSFDAISREMNVELLPLSQIDKWLYIAQILDLHNVTTTDTGLCFFKFRKRAINYEEFLEYIRDLANIKKLKLDDIEHKLRTCALPAEKQK